ATTCCCGCTGCCCACCATATCTTACCTTCCTCAACCGGCCATCTCTGCCGAACTCGATTACCACGTGTGATCCCTTTATGCGACTCGCGGAAAGCTGACCGAGAATGGCAAGACGATTTGCTCACTGCTTTCAAAGAGTGTGGAGTCGAGGGAGGGGCTTCGGGGTAGAGCGATGGCGACATTCGCGATATCAGTATCTCTCCATGTGTATAGGAGGTGGTTGATCGTCAAAATGGATATCATGAGGGCCCACGAAGAGACGAGTATATAAGTCGGGCTTGGCGCGCCCAGAGATTGCCAAGAGACCTTTTCTTCAGCCTCACCAGCCCGCTCTCCCTTGCCCCATACATCTGATTGCCTTGGCATCTCCGCCTGCTGCAGCTTCCCTTCGCTTATACGATTTAATACCTCCCCACAAGTTACACTCGCTGCAAGATGCCTTCCCTCAAGCAGACCCTGACCTGGGccgtggccgccgccgctctgGCCATCGCCACCCCCGTCGACACCAAGGTCGGCACCCTCTCCCTTAACCAGGAGCCCAACCCGAAATTTGAAGGAAAGTCGGGTCTCCACGCCATGGTCAAGGTCTTCCGCAAGTATGGAAAGCCGCTCCCTGAGACCCTCGCGGCTGCTCTGGCCAACGCCACCGCTTCCGTCACCCGCCGCGACGGCAGCGCTGTCACCACCCCCGAGGCCCAAGACACCGAGTACCTCACTCCCGTTCAGATCGGTACCCCTCCCGTCACCCTTAACCTCGACTTCGACACAGGCTCTTCGGACCTGTGGGTCTTCAGCTCCGATCTGTCTGCCAGCCTCCGCTCCGGTCACTCTTTCTACACCCCCAGCAAGAGCAGCACCTCCTCCAAGCAATCTGGCCAGACCTGGAGCATCAAGTACGGTGACGGCAGCGGCGCCTCTGGTAACGTCTACAGCGACGTTGTCAGCATCGGCGGCGTCAAGTTCGCCAGCCAGGCCGTCGAGACTGCCTCCAAGATCTCGACCCAGTTCACCCAGGACACCGACAACGACGGTCTGGTCGGCCTTGCCTTCAGCTCCATCAACACCGTCTCGccgaagaagcaaaagaccTTCTTCGACAACGTCAAGAACAGCCTGACCAAGCCCATAATCGGTGTTAACCTGAAGGCCGGCGCCCCCGGCTCGTACGACTTTGGCTTTGCCAATACCAACAGCTACACCGGTTCCATCGCCTACGTCCCCGTCGACAGCTCGCAAGGCTTCTGGTCCTTCACCGCCAGCGGATACTCCATCGGCAGCAGCTCCAGCCGCACCCAGCTCACCGGCATTGCCGACACCGGCACCACCCTTCTCCTCCTTCCCCCCTCCGTCGTCAATGCCTACTACAAGCAGGTCCGTGGCGCCGTTAACGACAACAGCGCTGGCGGTTTCGTTTTCGACTGCAACGCCAACCTTCCCACCTTTTCGTTTAACGTTGGTAGCAACACCATCACCATCCCCGGCAGCATCATGAACTTCGCACCCGTTGGCGACGGCTCCAACAACTGCTTCGGCGGTCTTCAGGTCGACACTGGCATCGGTCTGTCCATCTTTGGTGACATTGCCCTCAAGGCTGCCTACGTTGTCTTTGACAACTCTCCCTCGCCCCGCCTGGGCTGGGCCAACAAGAACCTGTAAATTGTTGAAGCGTTGCTAGAGGAGTTTAATGAGGTTGATGAAAGTTGATGATGGGTGGTGGACAATGACTGTtttcccttttcttttctcttcgaAATCTGTAAATAATTCGACCTTTATGGGTTAATTTCATCGCTCAAAATACTCTTTTTTTGTATCAAAAGTCTCTAAATTGCATGTGATCCTTTGTGTGAATGAAAATGTCCCAGTGAAAGGGAGCCTCGATGGAGGCGTGATAGTACGCGAATCAACTGATGCCTGACTCGAAATGGAAGTGAAGCTAAAGCCTTATAAGTTCTAGCTTAGACCGAAGTAAAGATCAACCGAAAGCAGGTTGGTGATGACGAATTTGATGTTAGAGGATGAGCGCACGTCGAAGCTCAGCCAATCGTCCAAACGTCTCGTGACGGACGAAGGAGCCAATTGCGTCTCGTCTCTTTATCTTTTGAGATGGAGTGTTTGGAAATGCAAAATATCTTGATGGAGTTTGGGGTCGATAATGGCTCCTTTTGTGGGGTACCTTGTGTTATTCTAAACAAGTTGATACTGGAGGGTTGGTGAGCTGGGAGCTGGGAGCTGGTCAGTTCCTATGTCAAAAGCACTGGACGGTTGATGCTTGTCGTCGAGATTGCTGTCCTAAGTTTGtcaccaaaagaaaaaaaagaaaaaaaaaacacctttCCTTAGGTTGTACTTACTATATTCAATCCAGGCACAAACCACCTAAAAGGTTGTCTAGGCGTTCTCCGAGCCGAGCTAGCGTTTGTAGCTCAGCACTCAATTGGCAAACCTAGGCCATGAGCTGGTTCGATTGATGTGGGTTCGAAAGGCTACTCCAGGCTCGCTCGGACTAAATAAGAGGCCTGACAGGCCAGGCGGACGCCACGGTTGTTTGACAGCCTTTATGGCGTTGGTTGTGTGGATAACCTGTCTTGCAATTTCTTGGGGATTTGTTCATCGAGAAGCGATCGGAGTTTTGCATTGCTTTGTTGTCCCCGTCAACACCAATGAAATGATGTGCTACAGGGAATCAGTGGTCTGTCAGCAACGTGGTTGCATCGCATTACCCAACAATGCACTCCAACCTTGGAACAAAAGGTCCACCGCAGGTGTGACCCCTGTAACCAAGAGCCCAGACGGCCAGGCTCTTCTCGGTGATGTGGCCCTGTTCTGGGGCGACAGCCGTTAAACATCGCGTCCCGGCCTGATGGGCTACACACAAATCGATGATGAACAGGCCTTTGCGAGAGGGAACACTCGGCAAAAAGAGGCTAAAATCAATGCAAATTTCCTGCAAGATTTTCAGTAAACCCATTCAAATCCCCCCAAGACGTGTGCGATACCATCGACGGAACAGTTGATCCGGCCAACCTTAGTCTACTTTCAATCGACGTGCTCATTTCGCAAAGGAACCTAAGCTACATTGCCACTAATTATTCGTTTGCTGTAACCTGAAAGTATTGTCAGCATTTCATCGATAGCCTCCTCTACCGTTTCCTGTTTGGGAACTTTCCATACCTCCTTGAGACACAGGCCAACTTTGCCTTGGTTGAGTCGGTCGGTCACTGGACCGTGTCGTGTGGTGTCTTGTCGCGTGGTAACATTTCCATCGcaatccatccatccatccattcCATTCCAACCCAATCCAGCTTCCCCTTGCAACGGCTTATTCGCCTGCTGCCGAAAGGACCCGCCATTAGCAGCTAGGCTTTGCTACCACCGCCACAACGAGAACGGCTCTCATTAATGAATCGGTTCTTGAAAACGTCCGACTTGAAATAAATTCCAAACATCCGCCAGGCGAAACACGGGCTTTAGGGCTTGTCTCTCCCTGCTATGGGAGATCTTGCTAGCAAACTCAAGGCAAAGTTCAAGAGACGGAACTCCTCGACTCCCCCATCCATCGCATCGTCGACCAGGAGCAACGACCGAACACGTTCACTCACCGGCCAGCGACCTCCTTCGTTCGAAGTCACAGCCAGGAATCGCAGCAAAAAGACAGATAAAAGCGATGTTGAAGCTGTCCCCATGACGCCGGAGTCGGAGTCAGCTCGACAGTCTTCTCCCCTCTCAAAGGTCGAGCCCGAAGAAATCTCCGAGACTGCAACCCGCAAATCTAGCGCGACGGAAACCACAGCCACCACGATCGCCACACCCAGCGATTCTTTGAGGACCTCACCAGACAGTACCGCGGCGTCCACCACTACAAAAGACGAACATCTAAACGAAGGCGAACTCAAACCCCAAGCAAAAGAGGACCAGGGAGCGGGAGAAGAAACTCCAGAAAAAAGTTCAGGCTCGGCTGGCTCATCAGCCGAATCAGCACCTGAAAATCCGCCAAACTCAAAGTTCAGCGAACCCGTCGCCAGCAACCTGGCAGACGCTAACACCAAGATGGGCAAGGATCCACAGTCCTCCGCACTACCAAGCATCAACGAGTACCCCCAGGACTCCTCGACCACCACCGATTCTCCCCACACGACAACTGATGAGGATGATTTGATCACGCACACACCATCACAGGTCGTCGATCACAGCGGTAGCGGCGAGCCGACCCCACGAGCAGGCCTGGGCCTAGGAATACCTGCGACAGCAAACTCTGCACAGACTTCAGCGGCGAACACGAACCCACGGCCACACCCCAGTTCCACCCACAGCAGCCCTATCGCGGCTAGGAGACCAAACGCTGCGTTTCCAGCCccctcatcgtcatcatcgtcccAGGCCGGAGTGCAAGCTCAAATATCCGCTCAGCTTCTTCGTACACTTCTGGGTTCCGCCAACCCGGATGAGCTTCAAAACCTCGGTGGCGGACCATTGCAGAGTCTGACCGGCCCGACCATGACCAGGCGGCGGAAGATATGGGTAAGGCGGCCCGGTGCGTCGCCGACGCTCATCACGATAAATGAGGACGATATGGTCGACGACGTGCGAGACATGATCCTGCGGAAATACGCCAACTCTCTGGGTCGACAATTCGATTCGCCAGATTTGACTCTGCGGATTGTGCCCCGCGAGAACCAGAGGGAGCGACAATTGGGACCCGACGAGCACATGTGCAAGACGATTGATGCTTACTTTCCCGGCGGTCAAACGGTTGATGATGCTTTGATAATCGATGTTCCTCTTCGGAGGACTCCTAGACCATCCCCGCGAGCCGGTCCACCGCATGCACCACAATTGGCGTCGGTCTACTTCGCGCCGGCCTCTACAGACGATGTCCATCGCCCTCCCGAGGCCGGGACGGACTATTTTGGGCCGGCAGTACTAGCAACAACCTCTCACCTCCCTAACGGTACATCAGGCCAACCTCACAGCATCGGTGTGCTCACCACAGGCCAAATACCACAAATACCATCGCCCGGAGGGACTCGCCGGACAACCGCCTACACGAGCCGACCCGAAAGACCACGGCTGGGTCGACAGCACACCTCATCCCCTACAATCCTTAATCTAGTCAACTCTGGCCATGCAGCTCAGATGCCTGCAGGCACCGTTATGGGTATGTCTGATACATCTGCTTCCACTATGCTTCCAACCCGAATCCCCGGATCAACCTTGCTGATGCCTCCCATATCGCCCCTACAGTAGAACAGGCCTCTGGACCTCCACCTTCGGCTCCCCCAATGCCTACACCACCACCGGTCGAAGCACCTGCTCCGCATGTAGCTACTCCTCCGGCCCTTGCACCGCCGTGTGTTGCCTCGCCGCGCCCTGCTGCCCGTCCTCGAAAGAAGAAGCCACTCGATGGGCTCAATCTACCGCCGGGAATATTGAGCGGCGGCGTACCACCAATTAATGTTCTGATAGTGGAGGACAACCCTATCAACTTGCGACTGCTCGAAGTGTTTGTTAAAAGGCTGAAAGTGCGGTGGCAGACGGCTGTCAATGGACGCGAGGCTGTGGACAAGTGGCGTCAAGGAGGGTTCCATCTTGTGCTGATGGACATTCAGCTGCCAGTCATGTCCGGTCTGGAGGCGACGCGGGAGATCCGTAGACTCGAGCGTGTCAACTCGATAGGCGTTTTCTCGTCCTCGGCTGACAGTGCCCCTGATGAGGTACTCGGAGAGCCAAGCGAAGAAGACAAGCTGGGGAACACCGACATGTTCAAGAGCCCCGTTATCATTGTCGCCCTGACGGCAAGCTCGTTACAGAGCGATCGTCACGAAGCGTTGGCAGCGGGATGTAACGATTTCCTCACCAAAGTCAGTTTCCCCATCATCAATCCATACATGCATCCGATGTGTCACACTCAGTCTCACCTATAGTGGAGCTTTCTGCTAACAATATACCTTCAGCCTGTTAATTTCGTATGGTTCGAGAAGAAGATCATGGAATGGGGGTGCATGCAGGCGCTCATTGATTTTGACGGCTGGAGGAAGTGGAAGGATTTCTCCCAGAACCGCGACGAGCAAGACGCTGCGAAGAAGGCGGCcgcggccaaggccaagaccAAGAAGAACCGGTCCTCATTGACCACAGCAGCATATAATGGCGGCACAACTGTCGCTGCGTGAACCGTGTACGATTTTAAAAACAAAGGGCCTCTAAAAGCACATAAACAGAGACATATACAGGGCAGAATACATGGCAATTCCCTGTAAGACTTGGAATAGTTTCCATGATAGAAGAAATCGCGAATTGCGAAGCTTGTGTTTGATGTTGGAGTTCACATTGTGGCCCTTGTTGGGTACTGATACCGCCGCTTCTTTTGGTGGATCACTACAGGCGTACGGGGCGACCGTAGTGAGATATTCGTCTTAATACATAATTATGACTTGAACATGCAAGACATGTTCCATGGTATAGATGGCATCCTCGACGGTGACCTGAAAATAGGGATCAAACCGGCAAACAGGTCATGGCCTACAATTGTCCTGTTTAACCGGACCCATTTTGATTCCAGATAATGAAAGTGTATTTGAAAAAGATGAGCATGCGTTGTTTCTATGTTAGCCCTCAAATTTGCATGAGTCGGTTCTTCATATTCTCGATGCCTGTGCTGAATCTGATAGCGTCAACATTATGGGCCTTGGAAAGCCAGTCACGTGCCGTACGTCAAAAGCTGGATTCCGGCTAGTCGGCGAATCAATTATCCACCGTGACCGCCGGGACCCACTTGTCTTTGTCTTGAACTGCCACGGAATTTTTCTTCAACCGAAGCTTGGAGCTATCATCCATTTTTCCTCAGCTTCCAAAACCTGCGATACCCAGATATACCAAACGATATTCCACCTCAACGCACTGCGTCTGCATCTTTCAGCCGGCGTGCTTGCTAATTTGGATTTGATTCTTTCAGGCATGATCTGAAGTAGCCGCTGAGCTCGTGGAAGCACGAGATCTTGCGCGCGACATTAGAAGTCAGAGACTGccattgtatttttttttcctctttgtttttttccgtTCTCTTATGAGACACAGCTTCAGTCCTCAACTTGTAAAACATAACTTTAAACCATCATGCCCCCCAGATTACCAGTGCAGGCCAGTTCATGGCGGCCCGTTGCTGAATCCGTCTCATCACACCTTTCTTCACCTGCGGCATCGACAATAATACCCTCAATACCATCCTCCGCGCAGAGGTGTCCCAGCAATGCAAGGGCCTTCTCCGCAACGGCCCCGGCGTCTGGACGTCTAGGGCGCAGGCAGATGCGGCAATGGATGAAGCAAAACGAGCACAAGTACAAGGCCCTCGAAAGGAGGCCCTTTGAGGGCTCGCAATACCTTTCCGGCAATTCATCCCAACCTTTCCCGCTCAACCCTCACTTCAGGAGCGCGCCGGTGCTGTCGGAGAGTGCGCGTGAGCTTGTCTGGGAGAAGGTTATGGTCAAGGGCGAGCCGATGAAGTCGGTGTCGGCTGAGCTTGGCATCGACATCAGGAGGATCGGCGCGGTTGTGAGGCTCAAGGAAGTCGAGAAGGACTGGATCGCAAATGTAAGCTTCCCTCTGGTTTTCCTTATCTGATTGTGCCCTTTCCCCGTTTTCCATATGATGATTCCAAATAAAAATTCGATTAGTCTTGAAGACAAGCACCCATGGTTACACATTTAGCTTTGCGAGCCTCTCTGATCTCGGAAACCCTCACATATTACGAGCACAACGCATTCGATATCATCCCATTACAATTACTAACGAAAAGCCTCCCCGGCGCCTGAATAAACAGAACAAGCCTCTTGCCCGTCCCTACGCAAAGGCCTTTATGGCCTTGCTCCCGCAAACACGGTACGATGATTCCAATTCTCAAAGAATTCATGAGCAATTCAACGAGGTTGTCGTGCACCCGTACACTCAGCAACAACTCTTCTTCCCTGTCTCCGAGTCCCGCGAATTCAACCGTGAGGATGCCGCAAAGGCCTTCAACCGCTACCTCAAGTCTACCGATGAGCGTATCCCTCACCCGGAGCTTGTCCAGATGGAGCGTCAGATCAACGTCGAAGGCGTTGCTCCCTTGGAGGCGGCTAAGGCTTTCCGTCAAGCTACTGCTGAGGCCGAGCAAAAGATCGCCGAGAGGGCGGAGCGGGCCGCCCGTAAGGAGGCCAGCCTCATCACCCGTGTGAACGACAAGCGTGGAGTTGAGTTCAGGTTCAAGGACTACAACGTCGATTCAGTTGGTCACAACGGAAGGGGCCTGGAGGGCGTCGGTGTGAGGTATGGTGTTGCATCGTATGACCGCAAGAGGGGAGAGGTCAAGATCCCTACCAAGGTGGAGTAAACTCCCGCTCTGTTGGGACTCGGATTCCCTTGGAACGCAACATTCGTCCAGCTGTATCATTCACTTGGTCTCGGATGTAGTCCAAGTGAGCTCTGTAGCATATGTTTCAAAATTGTACCACGAGATATATACCAAATTCTATATGAGCTCGCATGAGCAGATGCCATCTGGCAGCCTTCAAGTCTAAGTCTACCATTCATCAGGCCTCGGTGTTTCCAGGTAAAGCCGCCACATACTCGGCATGCTTCTTCCAGTCCATGGGCTGTTCGCCACTGCTTCCGGCCTCCACAAGGATGTTTTTCCGCAGCCGCTGAAGCGCTTCCGCGGACATGCCGCAGACCTCGGTGGCGTAACGCTCAACGGAGCCGTACTTTGCGCGCAACATGGTCAAGGTAGCGCGCATAGCTTCTTTCCTATTTTGGCGTACATCACATTGTCAGTCACGCTGGTGCGGATGGCTCGAGCTCCCAAATACTCGAGCCAAGACTTCCCAAGGGATCCAACGGGATCAGGACACCACAGAGGCATCTGACAGTGGCACCCAAGGATACAtaaacaaaagaagaaaaaggcaaACAAGCGGGTGTATGTAACTGGATGACTTACCGCGCACTGACCATCCTCTCGGCCTTGTCCCTCTGACCCTTGAGGGGCCCAGCCTTGATGAGAGCCTCGACAAACTCCTGCTTGCGCTGGCTCAGCCCGACCTCGGTCAGATTGTACTCGTGGGCGATGACCTCATCCTCAACGCCCGCCAGGCTGAGCAGCAGGGCGCATATGATGCCCGTCCGGTCCTTGCCCGCGCTGCAGTGGACCAGAATGGGCGTcggctcttcctcgctgGCGAGGTGGGCGAGGATGGTGCGGAAGGGCGCATAAGGGTGGTCCGCATGCGCACCGACCTCTAGGATGCGCTCGTAGGCTAGGACGAAGCCCTAGGCAGAGGGCGCGAGGCCCTGGTTAGCTGGCTTGTGGGGATATCATGTTTTCGAAGAGGAAAAACAAGGGTGTTTTGCAATGTCAAGAGATGAGGCGCATTCTCATCCCAGGGAGGTCAAGCTGTGACCGCCGGGTGCGCACATGTCATGAAACGATTTCTGCGGTGAGGCAGCGGGATTGCTCGGAAGCGCAAACACTGGAGACTGCGCCCAGCTCAGGACAGTCACAGGCGACCCGCGAGGCTTTCTCGCAGCATGACTGGGGACAAAGATGTGGAAAAttaaaggagaaaaaagaaggcaaTTAAACAGAGCAAACGGGACTCACCGTGTCCCCCTCGCTAAACTGGCCCCACCTCCTGGCAATGGCCTCTGGGCTGTAATCCTCCTCAGTAAATACTGGCGCAAACACCCTCTGCGCGCCATCCCACTCCCTGATTTTGGAGCCGACCCAGCCCTCGCGGGACTTCACCTCGTCAGCAGAGCGGAGGTCGAACACGTGCGTGATGCCCAGTTCCTGCAGCTTTGCTACACCCTCGTCAGTCAGCTTGGACGGCTCCGACGCCCGGAAGACCAGGTTACGTCTAAAGAGCTTTTGGccatgttgctgctgctgctgttggccGGATGCATCTGCtgcatctgctgctgctgctgcggcgtaACCTCCAATGTCCCTAAAATTTGGTAGGCCTGGGATGTGGTGAAAGGGCGGGGTCAGCTCGGCTGGAGGGCCGCCAGCGGCGGTAGGTTTGGGCGCGGGGGGAGACGATGCAGTCATTGTTGCAATGATGTAGTTGTGCAGTTGCTTTTGTCTGGGCGCAAGCAACGAGTAAGAGTGGACTATTTGCGATGCACTGGGTTTACCCAAGCATCGAGTCTTGCCGTCAAATCAACGTATTCGAGTCTGGATTTCAGTATCCGAGGGTATTCTCAGGTTGCCTTGAGAACACAAGGTTTCGCAACAATATAGATCCTAGAGCAATTCTTCCCAGTTGGAGAGTCGCTGGCTTGTTGAACTGTGACCATCTTCAAACATCTTTAGGGGACTGCTCCGACGGCGCTCGGAAATAAGTAGTAGCCCGCCTTGCCCGCTTCAAAGAGGGGCCGAGGCATCGGAAATGACCCTGACCGGGTTTCCCATCCGCGGTGCCAAATCCGAGAATAGATGTTCATTCATGATATCGACCGACCGCGGGACTGTTACCCGTGTATTATGGGAAGCAATTTTAAAATTGAGGCATCAAATCTCACTCTAGAATGGACCAAGACTTGTTGAAGAAAATCCTTCCGAAGCACGGCGGATGTCGTTACCGGTTGTGACGCCCCGCGTTCCTGAATACGGTGCAAGTGCAGGGTAGGAAGGAGGTGTAAAGAAGGCAAGGTTGCGGCACGGGGATGGGTAAGGTACCTGGAGGCTTTGAGTCACTCAGTGCAAGCTCAATTCACAACAGGATCCAGATGTTTGTGCTTCATCTTGTGCATCCAAAAAACTGCATTCCTTACAGGGAAAACTACCCGAATGATCCGTGAGTGTCGAGTGTCTCTTGTTAACATTCTACTTCTGGGCCGGGCCATTCATAGACTCTCAGGTCTGAGGATTTCACGGCGCAGCTTCCAATCATGACTTTGGTGTTAGTTGAAAGCTGTATCTTTACACGCCCCTTGAAatgtgggggggggggggggggggggggttggtTTCCATGGCATTTCCAAAAGGCAGTcggactacctaggtacagaCCAAGTACCGCTTTCTAGTTCCCTAAAGGAAAGGATATGAGTAAGATTCCCTGTCCTGGAACCTCCTGAGGCTTTGCCAAccggggggttttttttttgtcttcttcATTTCCCTAGGCCATTGCGTACCTAGACCGAGGGGCATTTTCAACTTCCTTGATATTAGGACGCGACCTTGGTCGCCTTCTCACAGTACACCGCAAATTGCGCCCAATTGTTAGCAACTCCAAATTCAAAATCCGCAACTGCGTCGGTTCTCTTCACTCGAGTTCTAGTTTCTGCCCAGGATCTGCACCCCAGGAGAAACCAGAGGCTTCATTGCAGTCTTGCGCGTGCTCGCGCATGGAGAAGCAAAATCTAGGTGCCTTGGTTTGGACCTAGTACGCATTATGTGCTGCGCAACAAACCAAGCTCCTACATCGGTCCAATACCAATCCGACAATTTGAcgtctcttttttctcttctttctctAATTGTCCAATGCCAGCAGGGAAGTGATTCCGTTGGCTGTGTGACCACCACACAAAGTCACCCAGCCCAATTTCTTTTTAGTATTTGCGGTTCAGCCACTCAAAGCCATCAGCGTCTTCCGTTTCGTTCCGATGCGGCTCTGCTTTGTTTTTCTCATCGGAGCACAAGCGCCTTGGGTCTTCCCCAATAACGTCTCGGAGGCTTGCCAATCCGCGCAGACTAATTAACATGCTCTTTTCCGGGCCTAAGCCCGCCAAGTAGATAAATCAAGGTAGACAAACTGCATGTGTACCTTATGGTAAAAGAAAAATACTTTATTTCCAACAGAGATCTAACGTTCTGCAACACACTTTCtaagtctagtctagtacaTTGACAAAGCCGCGCCCTAGCAAGAGCATGGTGAGGCAAAACCTCTTGTTGATGTGCCACAAGCAAAAAAACGAGTAAAGCCAGCAGGACTCCAAATCGTATACGCTCAGCCCTGCTACCCATCATACAgaataaaaagaaacattCCCGTTTTGAGGGTGAAAGCCCTCGGTCGTTAGGTTTGTGTCGTGTGCCGTGTATCGGTGAACCTCCTAGGCGATTAGGACTTGGGCTGCTTGAAGCTATCATAAGTGCAGTTTTCGCAGCGTTGGTAGCCACAGTCGTGGTATGGGCAATAATCATCGATGTCCACGTTCAGAGGACCTCTGTTGCAATGACACTAATTTTTTTCAGGGGCTGTTAATATCTTGCTGTCTACATTGATATGAATGCTGTCAAAGAGGTACCATGGCGAGGTAGACAGAAGCGCAAATCGCAGGCGATGGAGTGGTAAAAGCATAAGAAAAGCGGGTTTGGAGGGCAACACATACACAATACCACACGtgggtcgtcttggtcttattcttcttgtccttgcccTCCTTAGAGGAAGAGCCATGAGAACGGTGCCTGTGAGATCCGGAAGGAGCTCCTGAGCCCATTTTTGAAGAGATTGGAGAGGCGGTTTTGTGATTGTGAGGTAAGGATCAATTTATAGCGTCTGAAAAGGACTTTGTAGATGAACCGGATTATATAAGGAACATTTGTCTTGAAAGATGCTTCATACCTACATTCCTGGAAGGAGATGGCATGGCTTGTCTAATTTATAATCCTCAGGTTGTCCGCATCGAATTGAGGCATCAGCAAAGGCGAACTCAAAGTCATGAACGCCCAATTCGCGCCCTAGAGCATTATTCGCTGTAACGGGCGTGGCTTTTGCAATGGGATAAGTCCCTTGCGAAGGGAGACTGACTGTTTACGCTCCACATTGTGATTCCGTATCCATCGATTTTGCGCTTGTGAGCATAGGAAACAAATGCGGAAGAAGCCAATGTCCCAATAGCAAGGCAGAGGGCCCTCTAGGGAAATTGGCCCTGACGTAGTTGAATATCAAcatcggggggggggggggggcgcaGATGGTCATATGATCCGTTGTACTGCGGGTGAAGCGCAGGAGCTACTGAATGGCGGTCAATCTCAAAGACGCGGAAGGTTTGCTCAAAGGCGATGCAACAGTCCATGGCAGCCAAGGGGCTCCTTGGGTCGGGCGGATGCCTTGGTGAGCCCGAACTTTGAGGTAGATGAAGTCGGACTGGCCTGTTAACGACAACAATAGACAAATGACCAAGTTTGTTTGTACGCCCAAGACAAGCCCGCCAGTCATGGCAGTCATCGGGTttgtggcggtggcggtgacaTGCGCAGTGAATGCCTTCTTTTTGCTGATCCAGAAAACATGATTGATTTCTTTGTGGTCTTTTGCGCAAAGCGGAAATTGTCCAATCTGCGAATACGCCCTTGCGGCATACCACCCCGAGTTATGGGAGTGACTGGGTACTCTAAACTGACTCGATTCCAGCCTGAAGAGATGTGAAATGAGTGCACAATCCTCTCCTATCAAGTAGCTTGTAACTGGAGGAGATGCCCGGAGTCGATCTTTTCCGCACTTGAAGAAAAGACTTCATCAGTAACGTAACATGCCTCTCTGCCTAACCCAGCCAATGACCTGGGTTCAGTGTGTCCTGGCTCAATTTTGTCAGCTTTTTGATCGCCTGGCCTAGCAATTCATTATGGCTGAGTGGGGGAAATCTGCCTAGCGTGGTAAGGCTCCCAGAGTAGACAAATGCAACGCGGGAGCTAAATGCATGTTGCAAAAGACCAGTAAATACTCCAATGggacaaaaagagaaaaacagatagagaaaaaaaagg
Above is a genomic segment from Pyricularia oryzae 70-15 chromosome 7, whole genome shotgun sequence containing:
- a CDS encoding aspergillopepsin-F, which gives rise to MPSLKQTLTWAVAAAALAIATPVDTKVGTLSLNQEPNPKFEGKSGLHAMVKVFRKYGKPLPETLAAALANATASVTRRDGSAVTTPEAQDTEYLTPVQIGTPPVTLNLDFDTGSSDLWVFSSDLSASLRSGHSFYTPSKSSTSSKQSGQTWSIKYGDGSGASGNVYSDVVSIGGVKFASQAVETASKISTQFTQDTDNDGLVGLAFSSINTVSPKKQKTFFDNVKNSLTKPIIGVNLKAGAPGSYDFGFANTNSYTGSIAYVPVDSSQGFWSFTASGYSIGSSSSRTQLTGIADTGTTLLLLPPSVVNAYYKQVRGAVNDNSAGGFVFDCNANLPTFSFNVGSNTITIPGSIMNFAPVGDGSNNCFGGLQVDTGIGLSIFGDIALKAAYVVFDNSPSPRLGWANKNL